The following nucleotide sequence is from Microbulbifer sp. A4B17.
AAAAATGAGTCACAATATTTATCCACGCTAAAAGTGGTTTCTACAAGGCAGCCAGAAAAGTGATCAGACTCGATATTCTGATACTCACTTAGAAATGCGGATATTGGGCTGTAAGTTTTATTAAAGGATTCCTGGTTCATGATGTCGTTGCTTCAGCGGAGGGGTTCCCTTTGTGGGTTATTTTTCACACATGCAGCGCTCTTTAAACTACTGAAATTCAGAGACATAACGACAGTAATACCAGCTTCTGCAGCGAAAAAATAAATAGTATCGGCCATAGGGACAAAAATTTTGCTTAAAATACCAAATTCTACGGCATCAAAGGTATTGCCAATGACATAATGTACAGCCCAAAGGCTGTTTACTCTGACTTGGCGTTGTATTTGGTGCTTGTCATCAGTGGGAAGAAGTTTCTTTTCCCAGTTGGAACTGATCCACGTTTCTGTGGTGGGAATTAAGCGATAGCTGTCTCTACATTGATTCTCTATCTCCACTTGCCAATACCAAACAGCGCTTTCTAGCAGCCTCTTCAGGGAGGAGGGCGAGAGTGTATGGTGATTTTTTACACAATTAATAACGATAAAAACACGTTTGGTGGGGGAGCAAAGTTCACTGCCATTAAGATCTCTCCACAAAAATGTAAGAATTAATTTTTCCCTACCTAGGGAGCTCTCACTAAAAAATGGTAGTCCATGCCTCTTCACTTCCGACCACCACGGCTGGCTGCCAATCTCAAAAAATTGGGAGCGGTGAGAGAAAATAAATTTAAGTTCATGACGGCGGCCATGACAATCCCTGTATTTTGACGCTTGAGTAGTATGTATAGGAGTCTAGTCTTGATATCAACTCTCAAGAAGCCGTAATTATTAGCCGTTAGGCTACCCCATTCAAAATTTAGATGCAAATAAAAATTATTATCATTTGAGTATTGTGAGAATTTTGTCAATAAAATCAGTGAAAGAAACTTTATTTATACTCCTGCCCTGCTTTGTAATGTACTCCTTGAGTGCCTAGAGAGGGCTGTTGATAAGTCGAAAGAGGCAAGAATCCTCACACCTTTGGTAGATGACGCAGTGCCTTTTGGTCTGAGTCAGCGGTATCGGCTGTATATCTTCACAAAGTGAAAGATTTTGAGCGGAGTGAGATGATCTCTATCCTTGATGGGAAGAGTACGACCGCCCTTCGGATTGGCAAAATACAGAGTGTTCCCGCTGAGTGATGATTTAAGTAGTCGGTAGAGCTGGCGATCGCTAATTTCCAATATCGTGGTTTACATAAGGCTGTATTGTTTAGGCTGCTAAACGTTGAATTGGCCGATAAAGTGTATGGTGACGAAGCTCTGTCCAGATTGGTTGTGCAGAACCCGACAGGTTATCACTTCCGCATTCCGATTGAAGGTGATCAGGAGATAATCGTTTAAGTCCAGAGCTGTTAGTGCGTAAAGTGGGTAGCGATTTAATCTCCAATCCCTTAGTCGGGTCTACCAAACGACAAGAGAGCTTGGAAAAGACAAGGCGGTGAGTGATTTATTTCTGAACTTGTCAACGGGCAGCTATGAGCATCGGTTGGTTATTGATGAAATTGGGTGTGTGCTGATTATGGTGGTGCATGCTGTTGAAAAACTGATTTATTAAGGTTTGGACTCGGCTCAGTTAATGGGATTTATTGCTGAATGGCAAAAATTCAGAGTACACATGACCTTAGACGAGCTGGCTGTTTCTTAGTCACTGAATGGAGGCACTGGGGAAAGTATAGCAAATTTGTTCCGTGAGAAGGCTGCTGTTTTAGTTGAATTCAATATTAACTCTCCTGACACTCAATATGATTACCAGACCGTTCATTTGGATGTTACTAACTCCGATCAGGTTGCCCAGTTTATAGGTGTTGGTTGAAGTGATTAAGCTTACGGGGGTGGCCTTGTTAGAGTGGTAGAGTTATAGTGCAAAGGTTTGGGCTGAATAGCTTATCCATTTAAGACTTTGACCTTGTATCGCCCTTTTAGGGTTCCAGGTTTTTTATTTGGTGGCGGCTTAAGTGGGGATTGGATCTTAAGGAATAGTTTCGTAGTTATCGTATTTTTCTATTTTAATTTAATAATTTTAGAGAAACTTTTATGCGCTGCATTGTTGTTTTTTTTATTTTAATGTTTTCGGTAGTTACTTTTGCTGCGAATCCGCCTTTTAGTTCCTGTGAGTCGGTTACTTTTGTTGGAATTTATCCAACACAAGAAGATATGTATGCGGCATGTGATGCTTCTTCTATTGGTGAAGGATGTTATGCGTCATGGTATACCGAAGGTGAGATACGTTATACGGGACATGTCAATTATTCCGAAACTAGCTTTCATGCTGTGTTATGCGGGATACATGGTTATCCGAGTGGACATGCGTATGTGTTTGGTCGTCCGCTTAATTTCGAGGGTTGCCCCGAAGGTACCCAATCTGATCCTGAGCAGAACGGAATGTGTGTGTGTGATGAAGGAGTTATGAATGTTGAAACTGGGGCCTGCGAAGAGCCTCAATGCATGGCTCCAACAACTTATAATTACGATACTGGTCTTTGTGAAAAAGAATGTCCAGCCGATAAACCTTGGTCTGATACAGCTCGAGACTGTGTTGCTCCAGCCGAGCCCCAAAGCTGCTCCAATCAAACTGGGGCCCCGTCAAACTTAGCTGGCAATCCTATCAACTTCTTTAGTGGTCATAAATTACAACGAGAGTCCGTATTCTCTTCAATTGGTGATTTCCCTTTGACTTTCTCCTGGCTTTACAACAGCTTTGGTAATCACGAAAAATCGGGTTCTGGTTTTACAATAAGTGTAACCTATGCAGGGGAGACGGTGACACATAGTGAGGGCACTGTGACCAGTGACTCGGTAGGGATTAGTTTGCCGCTCGATAGAGACTCCACTTCTGAGTATACCGGCAGTGCCACGGATAATTGGCGCCATAACCATAGTTATTTTCTTGCTCATTACACATTGTCTGATGGTGAAACGGAACGAGTTATTGCCTACCGTCCTGATGGTAGCGATCTGCACTTTGAAGATGAAGAGGGTACTTTTATCGGCGAGGCCAATCGGGATTGGCGTGTTACCAAAGAACTTGATGAAAGTGGTGAAATAACAGGCTGGAAGCTGGAAATAGGCGACCGTATAGAAACTTACGATACTGCTGGCCGAGTCTTACGAGTAGAAAATCAGCAAGGACAGGGTATTAGCTATATCTATGATGATAACGGCGTTTACCAGGCAACTATCTCAGATGATAACGGTAATAGTATTGATCTGAGCTGGAACGGTGGGAAATTGATTCAGATTGTCCGCAATGATAACTCTGTCTACCAGTTTGCTTATACTGATGATGGCTTGTTGGAAACCATTACGTTTCCCGGAGATGAAAATCCACAGCGTACTTTTCGCTATGAAGATAGCCGCTTTCCCAATGCCCTGACAGGGGTTACTGATGAAGCGGGTAAGGTTTACAGCACCTTCACTTATGATGACCAGGGCCGAGCAATCCACACTGAGCACAATGAAGGTTCTGAGTCTGTGGATGTGGAGTATGTGGATGATTATACACGCAGGATCACTAATGCTCTGGGCAAGCAAACTACTTATAACTATACCGATGTGGACGGTGTCAAGCGTATCACTTCTGTAGATGGCGAAGTATCAGCAAATTGTGCGGCGGCAAACAAAAGTTACACCTATGATGCCAATGGATTTGTAGCCAGTGAGACGGATTGGGAGGGGAATACCACCACTTACACTCGCAATAACCTAGGACTTGAATTGACCCGTACTGAAGCTGCCGGCACTGCCGCAGCTAAGTTAGTTACAACCGAGTGGCACGACACTCTTAACTTGCCAATAAAAGTTACAACGTCTGTTAGCATCACCGAGTATATCTATGATTCCAAGGGGCGTTTACTTTCCAAAAAAGTGACATCAGTAGAGGGCTCTTAATAACCTCTATTAAATATCAAACAATGTAAATTAATAATTAAGTCATTTCGAAGGAATTGATATGTATTTTAGGAAGTCTATTCTTGCGGGTGCGTTTGGCCTGCTGGTGGCCCATGGCACCCAGGCGGCGATTGATGAGCAGAACTGGTCCTATACCTATACCGAAGCGGGCAAAATGGAAACGGCGGATGGTCCGCGTACGGATGTTTCTGATGTCACTACTTATACTTACGATAGTAATAATCGCCTCACTACTACGATTAATGCACTTGGGCACTTGGAATCCATTCTTGAATACGATGCGGCTGGGCGCCCGCTTAAAGCGCAGGATGCTAATGGGCTGCAAACCCACTTTACTTACACTGCGCGGGGCTGGTTGGAATCAACTACGGTGAAAGCGGCATCCGGTGATCTGGTGACTACCTATACCTATGATCTTGTGGGGCAAGTGACCAATATTACTTACCCGGATAGTTCCAGTGTTACTTTCGAATACGATGCTGCGCGTCGTTTGACGGCCACCCAGAACACCCTGGGGGAGCGAGTTGAATATACCCGTGACGCCGCTGGTAATATTACCGAGGAAAAGGTTTTTGCAGCTGACGGTACAACACTGGTACGTTCTGTTAGCCGTGGTTACGATGAACTGAGTCGTTTGATTGATGTTGATGGTAATAATGGCCAGAACACGTCTATTGCTTACGATAACAATGGCAAGCGGGTTTCTAGCACAGATGGTAACTTAAATAGTACTGGCGAACTGAGGGACGCCTTAGGGCGGGTCGAGACGGTTACCGATGCCGATAGTAATCAGATCCAGTACAGTTACGACAGTGCCGGCCGCGTTACTTCTGTTACCGATCAACGCGGTAATATTACCAGTTATGAATATGATTTTGCAGGTAACCTAGTCAAACTAGTCAGCCCGGACACGGGTGTCACCACTTACGATTATGATGAAGCCGGCAACCTTATTTCTCGTACTGATGCACGTGCGGTAGTTGCCAACTATAGCTATGACGCTCTCAACCGGGTTACCGCAATCACTTATCCCAGCAGTACAGATGAGAATGTCAATTATAGTTATGACGATACTGAAAATGACAATAAGGGCTTAGGGCGTCTCACTGGGTACAGTAATGATGCCGGCAATACTGAACTTACATATGATGACTTAGGGAGGGTAACTACCCAAGCTGATACAGTCGCCGGCGTTAGCTTCAATATCGAATACAAATATGATTCCCTGGGTCGTGTAGCCGAAATAACCTACCCCTCTGGACGTGTTATCAATTATACCCGTGATAATCTAGGGAGAGTCATTGCCGTTACCAGTAAGGATAGTGCCGAAGATAGCACACAGACTATTGTGAACGATGTCCAGTACCAACCCTATGGCGGTATTGCGTCTGTAGGCTATAGCAACGGAGTAACTCAGAGCTACAGCTATGATACAGATGGTCGTTTATCGAGAATATTGGTAGAGGGCAGTGCTAATTCATTAAAGGATTCGAATATTGGTTACGATGTTTCCAATAATATTACATCGATTGGTGAGCAGGTTAGTAATACAGCACAATCCTTTGTTTATGATCCATTATACCGGTTAGAGCAAGCAAACGGAGATTACGGTCAACTGATATATGAGTATGACTCAGTAGGGAATCGTCTTTCACGATCGAATGGATCACTACTAGAAAGTTATTCATATGACTCCTCTTCAAACCAGTTGTTGAGGATTGATGTTGATAATGGTGGTGTTGATGATCAACGATCAATCAGTTATGACGCTTCAGGCAATGCAGTCGAGGATATCACTCAGTCTAAGGATAGAATTCTAGAATATAATGCTGCCAATCGGTTAGTGCGTATTTTGGAAGGAAAGTAGGCAAAATAAGCTGTTGATATGAATTTAGTGAACAAAAAGATTATAACTTTTAATGGTTTGATAATGTATTTTCTTCGTGCCAGTATTTTGTTGCTAGTCAGTTTGCTTTCAGCTAACACACTTGCTGTTACAGAGGACTATTTTGTAGGAGTATCGATTACTTCAGATGATAATGACGCTCTTGGTGTGATGTTTCGCTATCAGGATAGCGAAAATTATTACCGGTTTTATATGGACAGCCAATACAGTCAGCGTCGTTTAGATAAGACAGTAAATGGTGTTACTACAATACTGGATGAGGATTCGGTCTCTTACACAGTAGGAGAAACCTACGAAGTCACAATTACAGTGGTTGATGACCAGATCAGTGTTATTGTGGATCAAGAAGAAATTCTGCAAGCAAGTGACAGTAGCATTGCGGAAGGAGGTGTTGCCTTATACTCCAAAGGCAATAACAAAAGTTACTTTGATAATTTAATTGTTATTGACTTTTATGATGATGACCAGCCTATAGTTGAATACTCATTTGAGTCTGATTCCATTTTGGAAGACCTAACGATAGTAGATGAAGGAACCACCTCTGGCCCATCTGACTGGGATGTGGATGATGGCCGCTTAGGTCAAACCAGTAATATCTACCAGGCAAACGACGATTTAAGAGCTCGGGGCACCTTTGCAATTCTTGATGCGACACTCAATAGTGTGGCAAGAAATAGCGTTGCTGTATCTATAACCAAAGATCTCGGTCTGGGAGGGGCAGCAGAAACTCAGCTTAGTCCTGCTGTTTCTGGTAATGCCAATGGCAACTATATTTTGGCATGGGAGCAGGCTACAGCCGCAGATGAAACCGGCCAATCAAATGTTTACTATAGCGTTTATGATAGTAGTGGTTCTCCACAACTAACAGGAATAAAAATAAATAGTGATAATCAGTTTGAAGATAGTCATCACACAGTACCTCAAGTGATTCTGCATGATAACGATCATGTGACAGCTGTGTGGCAGGACGACCTTGATGGGAACGGATATTACAATATTTATTTGAGGCAATTTGATGCCGAAGGAGCAGAAAAAACACCGGCGTTTATTTTGCATAGTGATGTTAGTGGGCAGCAGTTAAACCCTACTATTGTGTCAAATAGCCAGGGGCAAATAGCTGTAGCATGGGAAGATGATGCTGCAGGTAATGATCAAGTCTATTATCGTGTTTTTGATTCCTCCGGTATTCCATTAACAGATGATATACAGATCAACGATTTATCTGGAACACATTATCATCCTCGGCTGCTACTGGCTGATGACGGTTCAGTGACTGCTGTCTGGCAGGAAGACTCTGACGGTAATAATTATTTCAATATTCGAGTTCGCGGCTTTGATGCCACCGGCCAAGAGGTATTAGCTGGCTTCACTGCTAATACTACCGTTGCAGGTCATCAATATCGTCCAGGCATAGTCACTTTACCTAGTGATGGTTTTGCTATTGCGTATGAGGATGACCTTGACGGAAATGGTATTTTCGATATTCGCGTGCGAGGGTTTAATAGTGATGGTACTGAGCGTTTTGAAGATAGGTCTCTCAATCTGTTTAGCCCCATCAATCAGCAGGATATTCAGTTATTGCCGACAGAAACCGATGGCTTTATTGGGATGTGGGTTCAAGAGAAAGAATCGGTTAATACCATCGTTACCCGTTTCTTTGATGATATGGGTAACCCGTTATCCAATGATACGCCCTGGTCTATAAGTGGAGCCCCGCAGTCTCAACCTTCAATGGGTTTGGCTGGTACCGATACCCTCCTATTGGGTTGGTCTGAGGAAAATACTGATGATTTGAATACGGCTGTTCGTGCCGTTGTATTAAATTATTCGTTGGATGCTGATTTTGATGGAGTCGGTGATTCTGAGGATGCTTTTCCCAATGATCCGAATGAATCTGTCGATACCGATGGCGATGGTATTGGTAACGTAGCAGATACCGATGATGATAATGATGGCTTACCAGATACTTGGGAAATTGAAAATGGCCTGGATTCATTAGTCGATGACGCAGATGCTGATGCTGACAATGATGGTGCCAGCAACGCAGAAGAATATGCAGATGGCACAGACCCTCAAAGTGCTATTGAATGTAATCGTTCTAGCTGTTTACCGGCGATTGTTACTTTCGAATCCGAGAGTACTGAGATTGGTATTGGGGATAGTACAACCTTGCATTGGCAAGTTGTTCGGGCTGATAGTGTATCGATTACGCCAATAGGCTCGGTTAGTATTGAAGGGAATACAGCGATATCCCCACAGAGTACAACGGTTTATACCTTAACCGCTTCTTCTGATCTTGGGGAAATATCCTCGACAGTCACCGTTTCTGCAACCGATGTATTGAGTGAATCTCGCTATAACGCCCTGGGTCAGCGAGTTTGGCATAAAACTGAAAGTGAAACACGTATATTCGTATATGGGCCACAGGGTGAAATACTTGCGGAATTAAATGAAAGTGGCGAGACCATTGCTGAGTACGTGTATCTGGAGGGGCAGCCTATAGCTCACTTTACCCAGCCAAGTACTGAAAATGCGCAGGTCCATTATGTTCATAACGATCATTTAGGAACTCCGCAAATACTTTCAGGTTCATCTGGAGAGGTAGTGTGGCAAGTAGAAAGCCAAAAGCCTTTTGGTGAATCTGAAGTTAATGAAGATGTTGATGGAGATGGTAGCGCAGTAGTTTTTAATCTGAGGTTTCCGGGGCAGTACTATGACCAAGAGAGTGGGCTACATTACAACTACTTTAGGGATTATGATACAGACAGTGGACGTTATTTACAGAGCGATCCGATAGGTTTAGAAGGGGGGATTAATACTTATGGATATACTTTACAAAATCCGATCAAGTATATCGATCCCTTTGGGCTAGATATACATATCTCAATAAATAGTAATGGTGCTCAGGGTTTTGGTCATGTTGGTGGGGCTGCTAACAGTTCACAAACTTCGGGGTTTTATCCTAAGTTTCCTTCAACTATGGCGCCGGGAATGGTTAAACCTGATAGCGATATTGATGGTGAGGTTGTGATTCCATCAACTCCTGAACAGGATGAAAAATTTCAGCAGTGCATGGTAGATCGAAAAAATAATCCAGGTGTATATGCAATAGTTACTAGGAATTGTACGAGACTTGTGCAGTCCTGTCTGTCCGAGGCTGGAATAAAAAATTATAATAATTCTACCCTGCCCAAGCGTTTTTTCTGTTCGATAGCAAAGAAATATGGCTGTGAAGGAGACGCGTGTAATGAGTGTGAGCAATAGTCAACTAAAGCTATTCTTGTTTTTACTTGCTTTAGTCTTGCTGAAAGGGCTGTTCTTTGCGGGGTATACCTCGATGGCGACTGCTTTTGTAAGACTGGTAGTGTTTCCATTTATGGTTGCATATTTTCTCACCGCTTATGCGTTCAAGTATGCTCTGTGGGGCTGGCTTAAAACATATTCCATATTGGTTTTGATTTTTATTTTTTCAGAATCTATTGATCAGATACTTTACTTCTTGAAAACCGGTGTGAGTGTATTTGAGGATTATGAAAGTGGCTCTGTAAGTATATTTGTCTTGTTGTGGAGTATGGCGGTCGGTTTTCTTGTTTTGTTATTTAATAAAAGAAGGTTTCTTGATTGAAGGATAGTTGGGTGTAAATTAATGATTCTATATTCTACAAAATGTAGCACTTAGGTCTAGCTGTAAATTTGTGCGCTGCTATTGGTTGAATGCAGTGCACCTTTTTCAGTTGAGTGAAAATTGAGAAGCCCGTGGAGTAGTGGGTGACATTTCAGAGTATTTGTGTCGATAATCTATTAGTGTTTAATAATTGTATTGGTTATTTGGATGTAGAGTTAAGAAACTTATGGTAAATATATAATGCCTGTATTCGGATATGCTTTGCAATATGTGGAGCGTCTGTGAAACTTGTCATGTATTTCAAGAGACCGTCAAATGACGATTTGGATGGGGTTAATAGTTTGCCTAGATACTTGTTCGTTCGGGGATTGACTGATTATTTTCAATGATTGGGAAATTATGTACACCCAATGATCAAAGGGGAGCAATTCTGAAAGCCCAAAGGTTGGAGAGAGGTTTCAGTTACGCGACAAGCATCAGTTCTGGAGGCTCTTCCTCTCTAATTTAGGAGTGAGGGACGTGAAATGTTCGGAACTTATGCTCAGGCTTTGGAAAGCTTTGTTTCTGTGCAAAGAAATCGGAATTTGTAGCATCAAATGTTTGGAGTAGAGTTAAATTAGCAGGAAGTAGCTGAGAGGAAGCGCCGGCAGTCGCCTATGCTATGTACCCAGCGTTTATTGAGCTTGCTACAAGCTTGTTGTTCTGCCTCTACTGATCCCACCAATCCTTTAAACCGACTTTCAACATTTCGGTTGAGGTATAGCCAGTGCTGGGTGAGATGCCGAGCCGCTCTAGGA
It contains:
- a CDS encoding enterochelin esterase domain-containing protein yields the protein MKRHGLPFFSESSLGREKLILTFLWRDLNGSELCSPTKRVFIVINCVKNHHTLSPSSLKRLLESAVWYWQVEIENQCRDSYRLIPTTETWISSNWEKKLLPTDDKHQIQRQVRVNSLWAVHYVIGNTFDAVEFGILSKIFVPMADTIYFFAAEAGITVVMSLNFSSLKSAACVKNNPQREPLR
- a CDS encoding RHS repeat-associated core domain-containing protein, coding for MNLVNKKIITFNGLIMYFLRASILLLVSLLSANTLAVTEDYFVGVSITSDDNDALGVMFRYQDSENYYRFYMDSQYSQRRLDKTVNGVTTILDEDSVSYTVGETYEVTITVVDDQISVIVDQEEILQASDSSIAEGGVALYSKGNNKSYFDNLIVIDFYDDDQPIVEYSFESDSILEDLTIVDEGTTSGPSDWDVDDGRLGQTSNIYQANDDLRARGTFAILDATLNSVARNSVAVSITKDLGLGGAAETQLSPAVSGNANGNYILAWEQATAADETGQSNVYYSVYDSSGSPQLTGIKINSDNQFEDSHHTVPQVILHDNDHVTAVWQDDLDGNGYYNIYLRQFDAEGAEKTPAFILHSDVSGQQLNPTIVSNSQGQIAVAWEDDAAGNDQVYYRVFDSSGIPLTDDIQINDLSGTHYHPRLLLADDGSVTAVWQEDSDGNNYFNIRVRGFDATGQEVLAGFTANTTVAGHQYRPGIVTLPSDGFAIAYEDDLDGNGIFDIRVRGFNSDGTERFEDRSLNLFSPINQQDIQLLPTETDGFIGMWVQEKESVNTIVTRFFDDMGNPLSNDTPWSISGAPQSQPSMGLAGTDTLLLGWSEENTDDLNTAVRAVVLNYSLDADFDGVGDSEDAFPNDPNESVDTDGDGIGNVADTDDDNDGLPDTWEIENGLDSLVDDADADADNDGASNAEEYADGTDPQSAIECNRSSCLPAIVTFESESTEIGIGDSTTLHWQVVRADSVSITPIGSVSIEGNTAISPQSTTVYTLTASSDLGEISSTVTVSATDVLSESRYNALGQRVWHKTESETRIFVYGPQGEILAELNESGETIAEYVYLEGQPIAHFTQPSTENAQVHYVHNDHLGTPQILSGSSGEVVWQVESQKPFGESEVNEDVDGDGSAVVFNLRFPGQYYDQESGLHYNYFRDYDTDSGRYLQSDPIGLEGGINTYGYTLQNPIKYIDPFGLDIHISINSNGAQGFGHVGGAANSSQTSGFYPKFPSTMAPGMVKPDSDIDGEVVIPSTPEQDEKFQQCMVDRKNNPGVYAIVTRNCTRLVQSCLSEAGIKNYNNSTLPKRFFCSIAKKYGCEGDACNECEQ
- a CDS encoding RHS repeat domain-containing protein produces the protein MRCIVVFFILMFSVVTFAANPPFSSCESVTFVGIYPTQEDMYAACDASSIGEGCYASWYTEGEIRYTGHVNYSETSFHAVLCGIHGYPSGHAYVFGRPLNFEGCPEGTQSDPEQNGMCVCDEGVMNVETGACEEPQCMAPTTYNYDTGLCEKECPADKPWSDTARDCVAPAEPQSCSNQTGAPSNLAGNPINFFSGHKLQRESVFSSIGDFPLTFSWLYNSFGNHEKSGSGFTISVTYAGETVTHSEGTVTSDSVGISLPLDRDSTSEYTGSATDNWRHNHSYFLAHYTLSDGETERVIAYRPDGSDLHFEDEEGTFIGEANRDWRVTKELDESGEITGWKLEIGDRIETYDTAGRVLRVENQQGQGISYIYDDNGVYQATISDDNGNSIDLSWNGGKLIQIVRNDNSVYQFAYTDDGLLETITFPGDENPQRTFRYEDSRFPNALTGVTDEAGKVYSTFTYDDQGRAIHTEHNEGSESVDVEYVDDYTRRITNALGKQTTYNYTDVDGVKRITSVDGEVSANCAAANKSYTYDANGFVASETDWEGNTTTYTRNNLGLELTRTEAAGTAAAKLVTTEWHDTLNLPIKVTTSVSITEYIYDSKGRLLSKKVTSVEGS
- a CDS encoding RHS repeat protein — translated: MYFRKSILAGAFGLLVAHGTQAAIDEQNWSYTYTEAGKMETADGPRTDVSDVTTYTYDSNNRLTTTINALGHLESILEYDAAGRPLKAQDANGLQTHFTYTARGWLESTTVKAASGDLVTTYTYDLVGQVTNITYPDSSSVTFEYDAARRLTATQNTLGERVEYTRDAAGNITEEKVFAADGTTLVRSVSRGYDELSRLIDVDGNNGQNTSIAYDNNGKRVSSTDGNLNSTGELRDALGRVETVTDADSNQIQYSYDSAGRVTSVTDQRGNITSYEYDFAGNLVKLVSPDTGVTTYDYDEAGNLISRTDARAVVANYSYDALNRVTAITYPSSTDENVNYSYDDTENDNKGLGRLTGYSNDAGNTELTYDDLGRVTTQADTVAGVSFNIEYKYDSLGRVAEITYPSGRVINYTRDNLGRVIAVTSKDSAEDSTQTIVNDVQYQPYGGIASVGYSNGVTQSYSYDTDGRLSRILVEGSANSLKDSNIGYDVSNNITSIGEQVSNTAQSFVYDPLYRLEQANGDYGQLIYEYDSVGNRLSRSNGSLLESYSYDSSSNQLLRIDVDNGGVDDQRSISYDASGNAVEDITQSKDRILEYNAANRLVRILEGK